Proteins encoded in a region of the Novibacillus thermophilus genome:
- a CDS encoding MFS transporter, giving the protein MTGWIAITEDRQSPSAAPKQVAHGKSVLAISSDTMLLPAFLTAMTTSLGQGILMYEVPYVMAQSGESSTTTGFLLTVMGFGSLITLSQGWLNRFSPYTRCFVALLTIAILFYILSLQLAVPLALLLFVKGAAHGMLFPAKTTILTAAASPHDYGKVFGVHAALLSSGHVAGPMIAGTLRTYISPFFAAFLFTMAMIALFISLTAKSRIAPIAWKG; this is encoded by the coding sequence CCTTCTGCCGCCCCCAAACAAGTCGCCCACGGAAAATCTGTCCTCGCCATCTCGTCGGACACGATGTTGCTCCCAGCTTTTTTAACGGCGATGACGACGTCCCTCGGACAGGGAATTTTAATGTACGAGGTTCCCTATGTCATGGCCCAATCAGGAGAGAGTTCAACCACTACCGGCTTCTTGCTGACCGTCATGGGATTCGGGTCACTCATCACGTTGAGTCAGGGATGGCTGAACCGCTTTTCCCCTTATACCCGATGCTTCGTCGCTCTGTTGACCATAGCGATTCTGTTTTACATCCTCTCATTACAGCTGGCAGTACCGCTGGCTCTGCTGTTATTCGTGAAAGGAGCCGCGCACGGCATGCTCTTTCCGGCCAAAACGACCATCTTGACCGCCGCCGCTTCCCCCCACGATTACGGAAAAGTGTTTGGCGTCCACGCGGCACTCCTCTCCAGCGGGCACGTCGCAGGGCCGATGATTGCCGGCACGCTGCGCACATACATCTCACCTTTTTTCGCCGCCTTTCTGTTTACGATGGCCATGATTGCGCTGTTTATATCACTCACTGCCAAATCGCGCATTGCACCTATCGCGTGGAAAGGCTAA